CGTCTTCCAAATGGATGAGTCTACTGATGTCGCTGGTCTGGCTACCTTGCTGGTTATCGTGAGATATCCATATGAAAgttcttttgaagaagacatgctTATGTGTTCACCGTTGCCCACAAACACTACCGGAcaagaaatttttactaaaataaatataatttttgaagaaaataatctcaGTTGGAACGATTGCATTGACATTTGTACAGATGGCCAAGGCCAGTCATTGTCTCCTGCATAGACAAACACTAGCAATGAAGCAAATGCCGTCAAACCTAAAATTAGTAATGGATGAAGCGGTAAAAACCTTGCAAAAGCCCGAAAGTATGTCAAATGAGATATATGAATCTCTTTTAGAAATATCATCAGACACAAGTATGGAGTCATTGTTCAAAACGACATCTCTCAACGATTATTGGTGCAGAATCCGTGATGAATACCCAATACTTGCCAAAATGgctctgaatattcttcttccatTCCCAACAACATATTTGTGCGAAACAGGATTCTCAACCTATGCAGCCACGAAAACAAAATACCGGAATAGACTGGACGCCGAACCTGATATGAGACTTCAACTGTCTTCTATCAAACCTGATATCAACCaattaacgaaaaataaaaaacagtttcatacctcccattagttatttttttttcttttttaatatcttctatttctattattatagtTGTTATGTGAGTAATTAATAAGTATATGTTACTTCTAGGTTTATTatgcttattaataaagaatatacttttaaagactattgttttattgtagggttccgtcaagtatttcgctttccaaaagggttccgtcactaaaaaagtttgagaaccgCTGGCCTAATACATAGAGATACAAACGATATATCGATGCTTATAAAACATCGAGATATCGATAATAAATATCGATGTTTATGACCGATATATCGTCGATACATCGTCCGCTACATTCAAAAACATTGACATCGTTATTTAGTCTGTTCAGATCAACAAAGTTTCTATTCATTAAATTATCTCGATAAACAAAGCaaaaaatggataatttttgtttcagaaaagaAAAGGCATCACCAACGTACTGTATTAAGGACATGAAAgctatttttaaatcaaagtcaaaatagtaactgttaataaattaagttaaaaaaaaagtattagagTTTTTGCACATTCTATAATATAGCAAGTTGACCAAATGTTATTTACTTTGTAAAAATGAACTTCAcatttaatgtatatatattttttagtgttCTTTATTTAGTATGGCCTAGTTGTTTGATTTGTAAGAAAAAGGGCTTAGACTAcatttctttttagtttttctaaccCATTATACCCCTGACTTGTCTTAAATAATTACCCGATTCAATTAATCATCACCCCACtattatctataaatattttacataattcatCACATCACTTAAGTATAATAAGAACgaaaatcgaaacaaatttAATTCCAAAGTAACCGAATAAAATATAAGTTGGTATATCTAGAATCAATTGTGATATTCATGCTACTgaaaacactgtttacactaaaactataccaacacttacaattagaATGTATGAAATGTGTTTCGATAACCGAATTTTCATCTTCAGAGGTAAAATTTGGTCTCTGAAGATAATAAGTTATCGAAACCCGCATTATGAGTGTTTTGTGGGTATAGATGAGGTAGGTTTTGATAATGAGGCCTAGTTgagagaaattttaaataaaattaaaattatatatccaAATCAATCAATTTCCATATTAATTAAATCTAtagaattattagaataaaaatataatactaaCTTTTGCTGTAAACAGAAGCAAAATGGAACATTATCAAAAATTCGAACTTTTTATACTATAGTCGGGTTATTAGGTGTAAGATTAATAAAGTCTACGATTTTAACTCAAATAAACAATATAGGTGACTAAGATATTAAACAGGGTGTCCCCAAATTCGACTACCAACGCTCTAGGGGAAATTCCTTTGGTCAAATTATATCTAGGGATAGGGAACTTATGTCCAAACGCATCCTTTTCAAGATACAGgatgttgaatttttaaaaataaaattatacaaaattttctgGAAAACCGTTTTATTGCATTAGAAGacttttcactttttcaaaGATAACCTGTAGTTTTACAAACAGATATCATTTTGTATGACACAATTAACCTATCAGTATACGTCGATTCtgaagaaactgttttttattcttctaaataatgaaaagaGCGGTCTGAAGAAATGGTTTTCTcgaaaatttagttaattttagcGTAGTCAaatgttattacttttttacttacttttttAGTAAGGAATGAttgtataattcaaaaattgagaaaaaaaattacatttcatcATGTGGCGAAGAATTCAGGGATGCAAAAAAGGTCCTTTATCCCCTGTTGCCCGCCTCTAGAGAAAACCAGAAATCATCCATTCATGTTAGAAACTGATAATCGTCAAACAGTTTCAATAAGAATCGATCGGACGATTCGAAATTTATTGACAgaatatcgttttatttttaaaactttaacaCACTTTAGTTTGGAAAGAATGCGTTAGCTGACAGATCCCTATTCCGATATGTATAATTTGACCAAAGGAATTTCCCCTAGAGCGTTGAtagttagaaaaataataaatcttatTGAGCAGCTACCAGGACACTGAAAGTATCCGTATCGTCTACTAACAAACTGACGACCTCTTCATGGTACCACTTGCCGTATTTAGCACATTACCTCTTATCTGCCATCTTATCCACCCTATGAAACCATGATAGTACCAACTCACATGTTTTAGTAGTACTTCTACCAGTATTTGAcgtctttattattttcttgttttttggtTAAAAAGATCTTAGGTGACCGGAATTTCATTGGTTATATAACTCTTTGTACCAATGAGCCCAGTGGAAGGTTGTCATACAACTGGTTACAGTCGTCTAcctttcaatatattatatCGGTGGTATTGCACGGCCAAGTGCATTTACACATCCTGCGATGGTGACACTTTCAGCATGTTTCGAAGACTGTAAATGCACTCCTCTTTTACCTCCAAAACAGTCTGCTGGTGATTTTTAAACGCCAACTTTTTTCATCCATGTTTTAAATTCTTTTAGGGTGACTCTTCAAATCTAGGTATTCATAAATCCACTCAATCGTTTGAAAGTATActcaacaataaatttatttagctTTCGCGCTCTGGTCGGATACCTAAACTAAGCTTTTCTCCTAAATAAATCTGAATGTCTTAAATCAATCTTTACCATAAACTTAAGTAGATTGATTGAAGCTATCATTTTATTTAGTTGGAGTATTCGTGGTGTGACAGGAGATCCAATACCAGTTTCCTGGTCTTCGTTGAATATGAGATTTTCGACCTAGTGTTTTTTCTATCAAACTTCCGGTCTGGATATGATGCCTAATGGTTTTTCTAGGAATTATGTACCTTTCAGCAGCTTTGTGCTTAATATTCCTCTTTTTACAGCTTGTATAGCCGACACTAAGTCAATAACAGACCACAGTGCTCATTCGGGAGGCATTGTGTTTATTGTGACTAAAAAGGAACAATTAGTACACAGTTAATATTATCTGAACCTACCTTAGTTGTAATAATCAGTATACACCGTTTAACGAGTCTAATCTAAATACTTTTCTATCTCAAATAACTTTGTTGAACCTAATTTTAGAAtagtaaaactttttcaatttccgCTTAAGTATATAATAATggtttacaaaaaatgtaaaatactCAAGAATGTAGCCTATcgttaataagaaaattttaaaatttagacTGTTACAGTTTTCAGTTCTTCACTGTAgctttataaataacaataaacaagatacaaaagttaaaattttagggacaataaatgtatattttcattgcgcagttaaattttctttttgttttctaataatttatttttttgaatactgTATATATACGTACCTACGCTTTACATTGAAGAATATGGTTATGTTAAATAAACTGTATAATCCATTTGTGTCTTCATTTATTCCCATTCCATTTTCTAGATATTTCCATTCCATCGAGCTACTTGAACGTATACAACTGCTCATCGAAAATAATGATCATTTAAATGCTTTTTACAGGGTCGGAATCGACCAACTAATCGAGGTGACCTTGGTCGTATTAACGTAAAAATGAACAGTACAGAAACGAAGCAACAAACGGCCGACCCGACCAAGGTCACCTCGGTTGGGTGATTGATCCCCACTGTGTACTTTTAAGTGTGCAATAGAATGTAATAAACCAGatacaaacttttatttgatCCGAAAAATTTCATGGCATTTCAAAGAATACACAACCGTCCGAAAataagtttctggtcaactcttgGTCACCTATGAGTCGAATTGTTCTCTTCTATATTGGGTCGAGCTCCAAACGTGCCAGCAATACTCCAAGGATGAACGAATCTGGGCGTTGTAGAGGATTAGCGGAGTACATAGCTTTTTCTTCTTAAAGAGGGCTTCTAGTTTTTGTTAAGCAGCATTAGCTTTAGCTAATTCAGTAACGTGgctatgccaggacatattggTCCCAACACCAACAAacgaatttgcggtgatggtgatACAGAACGGGACCAAATTCTGTGTAAAAACAACAGCctgggtctttgctgcattaaactcaaaaCCGAACTTGTGGCACTTCAAGTTCAATCCATCAAAAAGGATTATGGTAAAAAGAACATGAAGAAAAATAGCATTCTGGTCCAGGGTGAAGTTTTTTATAGAACTGAAACTTGTTGAGCAAAATCTGTGAATGGTAGTATGCGAACACACATGCAGTGAGCTGATGCCTACTAAAAACCACCCAATCCCAGCCCTGTAGAGGAAGTTTTCCTATATCAGATCCATTCCAATAATAAACCTACACGAAATTATGCCTATTTCCCCACTAAAAATACCTCATTGAGTCTCCCTTTTCTAAATTCTGTAGTAGATGCATTTTCCTGTAATAcattaagaaaaaatgaaacgtCACTTTGTTACTTAaagcaattttattatatacagcaaacacaaaacataaatattgtataatttgaaatgGTTTttacaaaacagaaaaaaagtagttaaaatttaaacaaatagaGATATTGAGCAAAAAGTAACTAAGCCACCTCAAGAAAAAACTAGTACCTATTTAGCGTCTTTCAATAATAATCAAAGTAgtactaaaaaatttaattcacaaCAACATAACAACTCATTTCATTTTCTTCCTTATATTATCCTGGGCttgtttaatttgattttgaaagttAGATGCTACATCTCTCATCAAACTTCTAAATTGTTCGGgatttaatttttcatgtagTCTTTGTTCttctataaagttttttccTGAAAACATTATTCTAACGGCTATTTGTGCTGCTTTTCGCATCGGGTAAGATTCACTAAGTCTATTGACCAACTGTTCATTATTAGCTATTAGCCTCATTAGAAACCGAAATATCATTTTTAGGACTTTTGTAGATCAAATGGATACATAAAACGGTACTTCTGAAGTAATTCTTGTTTGAGTCGTAATTGTGTTTTCAGAGCTTCCAGATGATTTAGTTGTTGTTCTTTACTGTAGTCTATACCAGGCAGCATACGTATCTacataatattttcaactaatttttggtaTAATGATGCTATAATTACTTACCTCAGCACGTGCTTGATCTAATCGTTTTTGCAACTCCAATACTTTTTGTGAACAATCTTGCGAATCCCTAGTCTTTGCGGAATTGTCGTGATGATTATCTTTATCGACACTAAAATAGTTTGACAATCATAACATGTTTACGTAATGAATTAACCTTACCCTTTaataatatcataaattataGGCAATATTTCTATGTTGAGATCTTCTACGttcagaattttattattattttcaatcctTTGTTCCTCAATGTCCATTTTTtaaactaatggaaaaataacCACTAAAAACTCAACAAACAATAATTCACCATCGTAAACCTAAATTAAACAGTGATGCCATATGGTTAAAGGAAAAATCGTGAGGTCACTAGTAAGAGAATCGTGAAAAATCATAAGAAACCGGATAATTCCTAAATAAAGATACTGGAGCGAgaataaaagtagaaaattcATGTAgctaatattttattcaattacatACTTTTACAAAAATACGGATAAGtttctaaataatattaacCAAAACTccaacacaaaataaaaataaacatacctAATAAAGGAATGGTATTTATGTAAAAAGAGATCTCATAAAATAGATTTATTCAGTCCGAATCTGAATCACTTTTTTGGGGATTCATTGCTGCAcaatctaatttatttgttaaatctGTAGAAACAGTGAAGttgtatttgaatttgaaactGAACTTTTTGTTAAGATTTACTGAAAACACCTTATGTCAAATGTAGATGACATACACATATCggaaaatattatgatattcCTCTTCTTGAAGCGACGAACGACATTCCTGGTactgtttataaaatattgttagttttgttttcatttatgtcAGTGGTGAAGGAATTTTATGgatatgatatttatatttttaaaaatcaaaaaaaaaacgtgaaaataagaacaaatatcgTGAGATCATGAAATTAAACATGAAATCATGAGATCTTACGATAAATCGTGAGATCTGGCATTCCTGACTGTAAACCTAGCGCTTAAAATGATTGACAGTTGACTTTTTTTTGACTGTTGACATAAGATTAGAAGAGGTTGATTTTTGAAGTTTGATTtgtcaaataaattttagtaaatattttgaaaaaatgcagatttaaattaatattttaacttaGTGTAAGattaagtataaaaaatatgggTGCTCTACTAACTACAAGACAACACGATGGCGTGGAAGAAATCGACATTGCTTCAAATCATGCTTACAAGTATCCACCCAGATCTGGTATGCTATCAtctatgaaattatttcaacaattcaattataaatattttccaggTAATTATTTTGGTAGTCATTTTATAATGGGTGGCGAACGATTTGATACACCTCAGCCCGAATCATATTTGTTTGGAGAAAATTCAGATCTTAATTTTTTAGGAAGTAGACCAACACCTGtaagtagaaaatttttatgttcaaGGCtaactttaaattatattaaaatcacagtttaataattaataaggaACTATGCTTATTGAATTCAGTTTAGATGAGGGtgactaaataaataattatcaataacagCTTAAAAAACATCTAGAACTCTCAATTAGGCATAACAAAAATCTAGTAAGTAATCACATTATTAAGTCGTTTCAGATTGAAAATAAGTAgaaaacattaacaaaaatagaatttgaaaaaatatagaggGTTTTAAGAATGAGGGtgactttataaataattatcaataaaatataaaaaaattcagaacTCTTAATTGGGTTTAACAGAAGACTAAATGACACGATTTGTATTGaggaaacattaaaaaaattgaatttaaaaacattggGTATTAAAAATGGCTTTAATAGAAGACTAAATGATCACATTATTGACTTGCTTTTAAAATGGGtgaaaaacattaacaaaaagACACAAATTGCGCGTTAAAATGGGTggaaaaagttaataaaaatgaaatttaaaaaaaatagacgCAGTATTAGAAAACATGTTTAATAAAAAcctttgtttattgaaatcaGTTAAGATGAGGGtgagttaataaataattatcaacatcATAAATATGAtagatttagaaataaaattaaaatatgggAGTCACATAAAGATGTACCTTCCATATTAACCAAAAATTTACttgtagttttgtttttttttaagttccCATATCCTCCTCCCCAACCAAATGAACCTACAAAAACATTAAAGTGTCTAGTGAATATAAGAAAGGAGTCATTAAGATTTGTAAGAACCAGTAGTGACTATAACAAAGTTAGTTTGGACAAAGGCGAATATAGAGATGTTGAATTAGGAACAAACACCTCATTTAATATTGAATTCACTTTTGATTGTGATGTCAGATGTGCTATAACAATCTATTATTTCTGTACTGAAGATTTCTCACCAAATGGTGTTACGTAAGTACCAAAAAGTACTATTGAATAGTTTTTTGCTTATTAAAATACTGTATATGTAGGTATATACCAAAAGATCCTTCAATTACTTCAGAAACGTTCCATTATAGTAGAGGTTCCAATCAACAGTTCTGTCAGCCATCTCATGTGTTTAATCCTGCCGGGTACAGTGAAGATGAACTTTTGTATGATGTAGATAGGGAAATTATACCTTTAGCCATTCATTGCGTTACAGAAGAAGGACCAGGTATTATATAATCAATGGAACAAAGTATTTGCCAACTTGTTTATGGACGTTattgttgtgggattgtggcaatgaaacaaaaactatttatttatgcCTCTCTTCTTCAATATTTGGTCTTAGTATAGTTCTCAGTATTTTTCTCTCACTTATCTTCAGATCATGGCGTACGCAATAACTGGtcttattaatgttttatatatttatatttttatatattaaccATAATTTCAGCCTCTAATGATGAATACATAGTTATTCGAAATcctggaatatatatatatatatatatatatatatatatatatatatatatatatatatatatattaaaatgagctCAACGTTTCATTGCAACAATTCCACAACAATTAAATTTAGCATcctgttaaattttttattatttctgtgtACAGAGGAAATGCGTCAAAGCCATACTACTATTGCTactgttgaaaaaataacagaTGGGACATATCTTTTAAAGGcgctgaaacaaaaattatttgtggATGGATTGTGTTATCTCCTACAAGAAATTTATggaatcgaaaataaaaataacgaaaaggTAAGTGATGTGAATTCACTTTTAACATAACAAGTTGTATTAACATAATTTTAGGCCGGTGGTGATGACGATACGGAAGACAATGGTTCTGAATGTGTTATTTGTATGTGCGATGTTCGTGATACTTTAATTTTACCATGTCGTCATCTTTGTCTCTGTAATTCATGTGCTGATTCACTGAGATACCAAGCAAATAATTGTCCGATATGTAGAGCGCCTTTTAGAGCTTTACTACAAATAAGAGCACTGCAAAAATGTTCTTCTTCGAATTTAGCAGCGATTAGTCCACCTGATGTAAGTAATAATGTgtttaattgatatattttttattttattctgtatTAAACTATTGACAACattgtaatatattttgtatgctCTTGCTTATCTCAAAAAAGTGATAGTGTTAACAAAACATTTGTCgaaactataatattttaaatatatgtaaatgaaagcatttattttcataattttatgataatggaaattttgaaaaggtttaaaagataaaattatttttttcagtgaaatacttttgtttaaatttatataatatatattaactAAATTCTAGGGTAGTTGTGATAATATACCACCCGGATATGAAGCAGTTTCTCTCATTGAAGCCCTTAATGGGCCTTGTGCACCCCGACAACCTCCAGCAGTTGTTATGCCAGATCTGGTAGAAACCCCTGAAAATGAACATGCCATACAAGCTGCTCAAATTTTAAACAGGTAATTTCAggtgattttctatttgtatctaaaaaaattaatccaaGTTTTTTTGTAGACAATGTGAACGTGGTACGCCTACAAAAAAGAGAGGGGGAAGTTTGGATTCGCCTCCTAGTCCAGATTATAGCCGGGATGTTAATATGGTACCCACTAGACGCTTAGAAGAAGACAGAAATAAAGATGGAAAGTTACCATTATTGGAAAGGGAAGTGGATAGGAGGAGGAAAAGAGATGATGTAAGAGttgttaatgaaaaaaatgacaaaGATGCTGtaagttttttgtgatttttttgtaaaataaaaatgtgatgatgtatgttttattttttagaatttggaCGAAGACAgcgaaactgaaaaattatctCCTCTGTTGCAAAAAATTGACAGGTGTAATAAAAATGGTAATTCACCTTTAAATATGAAAGATGTCGTTGATCCTATCGACGATAATTATATTGATCAAGAGGAACATCAcaataatacagaaaaaattaaaaattatggtgagtttgaagtgaaaaatttctGAAGATATTGAAAACATTCTATTTGGAAACATACCATGAGTTCTAGTAATAAAAATCAAGCTTTACAATTTTCTACTTGAAATTGTGATGCTTTAACCAAAATTTCATCtgtcttttttcattttctccaaTCTTTCTAATGTCCACGCTCTGGAACACTATAAAACCCTCGATAATATTCGATAACTGTGTAATCATATAAGCGAAAACCAAACAACCCTCATTacaatgttttcatttttttaatgtaggTGAAAGGGGTGACGAATCAGATTATTACACACCAGACGAACCGGCGCCTTCTTCCGTCCCAATATACGAGGGTAACAACAACAGTTCATTAGAGAGTACACCTCAACGCTTACCAGGTACTCCGATGTCGCATGCCAGTATGCGCAGTAGCGGTGATAGTTATACAAGCGGTTCTAGTACACGCCATTTATTAGCAATTGCCAGTACAGCGCTCATACAAGATAAAGCTGttaatgtttaaatattttttttaattaatgctCTCCgtccctttataaaattacgtCATATTTGTTCtgtaactttgtttttatttgttgacaGTTACATTTGAGATTAGAatctttaaaatttaaaaaaaatcgatgttaGAAATGGCtgacaaaatcattttttatcatctttAACCGCTTAGATTATACAAGGTGGTATATTATGAACGTTTTgtatattgttttcaaatagaATCGACTTTTCTTAcgtatattgtaaaaaaattattatttcaaatgttataaatatatcGATCGAGAAGAGAAGACTTTTTCAAGTCTTGATGAagggataaaaaattttaattgaacgATTATAAATTATGTTAAGATAAAGATATTGTGTACTTCTTCAGAGTTTTTGCTTTCCGATTCCAGTATCTATGCTTGTACCAACCGATCTTTAAGTGGAATATTAGAATATTCATTTCCATGCATCAGCACCTATAAGATACCCTCCATAGCATGGACCGTCGAGTAGAGTTTTGGATTGAAATGACTAgagaatttagaaatatttgaaaactatatttaaatgaaacagagttaaaataatttaaactgTCAGTACTAGTAATAActgactattaaaaaaaaataaaaatttgttataaatagaatttgaaattaatttaaaaaaattattagaaaagtggaaatttttaactttatattttttttagtcaaAGCCATTTCTTGTAAGATGAATGAGTTAAAATCTGTTTGAATACTCATTTgtgataaaatagaaatatatctaTCATAGAATTATATGTATTTCAGGGTTTAAGCGTGGAGTTTGGGTAGATATAAGTTCTATGTAATAAGAAAATCATTTGAGATTTATAATAAGttctacattatttttaatacatatttaaGAGAAATCCGGTAATTTGTGTAGAATTCTAGATAATGTAGGAATTTTTAGATTCTTGTATGTTATAAGAGATTGTTATGTACATTAGGACTCAAAGGATCTATCGTGCccttttagcttatttaaacacaaaacatttattaaacgTTAACGACGGACACAAGTACAAGTTGtcataataattaaacaaaaaaacgtgatttttatatcaaaaattttgtaaactagAAATACTGCAAAACAGTGGAAAGATGATACCTGTTCCAATGAGGAGTGAAAAGTTTAGTCAATCCtacattttatattgaaattttacacaaatttttggCTCGTTCTGTATTATAAGTATACATTTTATTGCAGTCTATAATTTCTGCCACTAGTCGTTATAAACTGTAgaatctgaaattattttaacttcctgtatatatttgtattgaatTATGACCAGATGTAATtgctatttaaataaatattgaccaaactttaattcaattttacttTAACGTCCTATATCTCAAAATAGCTGCTTTAAAAAAAAGAGACAAAAACTTAGtactataaatataatttaaaaatattgtacaaaaattaaattgctaCTTTATCATATAAATGTTACAGACAAAGTacagaaattcaaatttatatacagTTAACCCAAAtacatataagaaaaaataaaattgtggtTTTTTTTAAACCGACGATTATTTATAGCTCTAATCGTCAAATACATTGAGAAGAAT
This DNA window, taken from Diorhabda sublineata isolate icDioSubl1.1 chromosome 4, icDioSubl1.1, whole genome shotgun sequence, encodes the following:
- the LOC130442560 gene encoding protein NCBP2AS2 homolog; translation: MIFRFLMRLIANNEQLVNRLSESYPMRKAAQIAVRIMFSGKNFIEEQRLHEKLNPEQFRSLMRDVASNFQNQIKQAQDNIRKKMK
- the LOC130442559 gene encoding mediator of RNA polymerase II transcription subunit 9; translated protein: MDIEEQRIENNNKILNVEDLNIEILPIIYDIIKGVDKDNHHDNSAKTRDSQDCSQKVLELQKRLDQARAEIRMLPGIDYSKEQQLNHLEALKTQLRLKQELLQKYRFMYPFDLQKS
- the LOC130443242 gene encoding E3 ubiquitin-protein ligase MGRN1 isoform X1, giving the protein MGALLTTRQHDGVEEIDIASNHAYKYPPRSGMLSSMKLFQQFNYKYFPGNYFGSHFIMGGERFDTPQPESYLFGENSDLNFLGSRPTPFPYPPPQPNEPTKTLKCLVNIRKESLRFVRTSSDYNKVSLDKGEYRDVELGTNTSFNIEFTFDCDVRCAITIYYFCTEDFSPNGVTYIPKDPSITSETFHYSRGSNQQFCQPSHVFNPAGYSEDELLYDVDREIIPLAIHCVTEEGPEEMRQSHTTIATVEKITDGTYLLKALKQKLFVDGLCYLLQEIYGIENKNNEKAGGDDDTEDNGSECVICMCDVRDTLILPCRHLCLCNSCADSLRYQANNCPICRAPFRALLQIRALQKCSSSNLAAISPPDGSCDNIPPGYEAVSLIEALNGPCAPRQPPAVVMPDLVETPENEHAIQAAQILNRQCERGTPTKKRGGSLDSPPSPDYSRDVNMVPTRRLEEDRNKDGKLPLLEREVDRRRKRDDVRVVNEKNDKDANLDEDSETEKLSPLLQKIDRCNKNGNSPLNMKDVVDPIDDNYIDQEEHHNNTEKIKNYGERGDESDYYTPDEPAPSSVPIYEGNNNSSLESTPQRLPGTPMSHASMRSSGDSYTSGSSTRHLLAIASTALIQDKAVNV
- the LOC130443242 gene encoding probable E3 ubiquitin-protein ligase MGRN1 isoform X2 — its product is MGALLTTRQHDGVEEIDIASNHAYKYPPRSGNYFGSHFIMGGERFDTPQPESYLFGENSDLNFLGSRPTPFPYPPPQPNEPTKTLKCLVNIRKESLRFVRTSSDYNKVSLDKGEYRDVELGTNTSFNIEFTFDCDVRCAITIYYFCTEDFSPNGVTYIPKDPSITSETFHYSRGSNQQFCQPSHVFNPAGYSEDELLYDVDREIIPLAIHCVTEEGPEEMRQSHTTIATVEKITDGTYLLKALKQKLFVDGLCYLLQEIYGIENKNNEKAGGDDDTEDNGSECVICMCDVRDTLILPCRHLCLCNSCADSLRYQANNCPICRAPFRALLQIRALQKCSSSNLAAISPPDGSCDNIPPGYEAVSLIEALNGPCAPRQPPAVVMPDLVETPENEHAIQAAQILNRQCERGTPTKKRGGSLDSPPSPDYSRDVNMVPTRRLEEDRNKDGKLPLLEREVDRRRKRDDVRVVNEKNDKDANLDEDSETEKLSPLLQKIDRCNKNGNSPLNMKDVVDPIDDNYIDQEEHHNNTEKIKNYGERGDESDYYTPDEPAPSSVPIYEGNNNSSLESTPQRLPGTPMSHASMRSSGDSYTSGSSTRHLLAIASTALIQDKAVNV